In Anaerolineales bacterium, one DNA window encodes the following:
- a CDS encoding rhodanese-like domain-containing protein has protein sequence MKQIFLLSILLVLLGACQGKPAEIAGNKVPVDDGAYTNVNADELNTMLRHKDFMFINVHIPLEGKITGTDLSIAYDQITDPLNLALLPVDKNAKIVLYCRSGRMSAIAAEALVKQGYTNIWNLAGGMADWELAGYELEK, from the coding sequence GTGAAGCAAATATTTTTGTTATCTATTCTTCTGGTTTTGCTCGGGGCTTGCCAGGGTAAGCCTGCCGAAATTGCAGGCAATAAAGTTCCCGTTGATGATGGCGCCTATACCAACGTGAATGCAGATGAATTGAACACGATGCTGAGGCACAAAGATTTCATGTTCATCAACGTTCACATTCCCCTTGAAGGAAAAATTACTGGAACAGATCTATCCATTGCTTACGACCAAATTACCGATCCCCTCAATCTTGCACTATTGCCTGTCGATAAAAACGCAAAGATTGTTCTGTACTGCCGCAGCGGACGTATGAGCGCCATTGCCGCGGAGGCATTGGTAAAGCAGGGGTATACGAACATTTGGAATCTGGCAGGTGGCATGGCAGATTGGGAATTAGCCGGATACGAATTGGAAAAATAA
- a CDS encoding thioredoxin domain-containing protein yields MDSPLDTEDTITFKRTHFYSVLVVLAFAIGILTGYVVWELAPRSQPVITNNPPAVLGPVVEVPTATQSPQFTRYDIPFEGFPSQGPVDAPIVIVEFSDFQCPFCKRFQDETAAQLLAAYPGQIRFVYRHLPLTSIHPEAFPSAEASMCANEQDAFWEYHDKIFENQDKLGRELYLKIATDLNLDKGSFEECLEAGTYKDSIQQDMDFALNLGVQSTPTFFINGLAIVGAQPLSAFTQIIDKELAGEIPK; encoded by the coding sequence ATGGATTCCCCTCTGGATACGGAAGATACCATTACATTTAAGCGCACCCATTTTTATTCGGTCCTTGTGGTACTGGCTTTTGCCATCGGCATCCTGACCGGTTATGTTGTCTGGGAGCTGGCACCCCGCTCACAGCCGGTAATTACCAATAATCCACCCGCTGTCCTGGGACCCGTAGTTGAAGTACCAACAGCGACCCAGTCACCTCAATTCACTCGCTATGACATCCCATTCGAAGGCTTTCCCAGCCAGGGCCCAGTGGATGCGCCCATCGTGATCGTCGAGTTCAGCGATTTTCAATGCCCGTTCTGCAAACGCTTCCAGGATGAGACGGCTGCACAATTGCTGGCGGCGTATCCTGGTCAAATTCGTTTTGTCTATCGTCATCTTCCCCTGACCTCCATCCATCCCGAAGCCTTCCCATCAGCGGAAGCCTCAATGTGCGCCAATGAACAGGATGCGTTCTGGGAATACCATGACAAAATCTTCGAGAACCAGGACAAACTTGGGCGCGAACTTTACCTGAAGATCGCTACTGATCTCAATCTGGATAAAGGTTCTTTTGAAGAATGTTTAGAGGCGGGTACATATAAGGACTCGATCCAGCAGGATATGGATTTTGCGCTTAACCTTGGTGTTCAATCCACCCCGACGTTTTTCATCAACGGGCTGGCAATCGTTGGCGCGCAACCGCTTTCTGCTTTCACGCAGATAATTGATAAAGAACTGGCTGGAGAAATCCCCAAATAG